A DNA window from Streptomyces roseifaciens contains the following coding sequences:
- a CDS encoding histone-like nucleoid-structuring protein Lsr2: MAQRVVVTLSDDIDGGEAAETVTFGLDGKSYEIDLNTANAKKLRAILTPYLEAGRKQSRSGKVYRRTSVAPDPAAVRAWARSNGMDVPPRGRIPKRVYEAFNSAD, translated from the coding sequence GTGGCACAGCGCGTAGTGGTCACACTCTCCGACGACATCGACGGCGGGGAAGCCGCGGAGACGGTTACCTTCGGCCTCGACGGCAAGTCGTACGAGATCGACCTCAACACTGCCAATGCGAAGAAACTGCGGGCGATCCTCACGCCTTACCTGGAGGCCGGCCGCAAGCAGTCCCGCTCCGGCAAGGTCTACCGCCGCACCTCCGTCGCCCCCGACCCGGCGGCGGTCCGCGCGTGGGCACGCTCGAACGGCATGGACGTCCCGCCGCGGGGCCGGATCCCCAAGCGCGTGTACGAGGCCTTCAACTCCGCCGACTGA
- a CDS encoding ABC transporter ATP-binding protein — protein sequence MDIGDSVIDVSGLRRRYGPAGDKGFEAVRDVSFTVGHGELFALLGTNGAGKTSTVELLEGLAKPTAGKVRVLGHDPYAERRAVRPRIGVMLQEGGFPSDLTVAETVRMWAGCTTGARPVTEALELVDLVGRRDVRIKQLSGGERRRLDLALALLGRPEVLFLDEPTTGLDPEARHNTWELVRRLRGEGTTVLLTTHYLEEAEALADRLAIMREGRIVTAGTPEAVIGSYPARIRFAMPVGWFVGDMPPLAELGVIRHEEERGRIELQTQELQRTLTGLLLWARDKGVELEGLDARAASLEEAFLAIAGAGAGEPLASAGAGLGVDSVAGRKA from the coding sequence ATGGATATCGGGGACAGTGTGATCGACGTCTCGGGGCTGCGCCGCCGCTACGGCCCGGCCGGGGACAAGGGCTTCGAAGCGGTGCGGGACGTCTCGTTCACCGTTGGGCACGGCGAGTTGTTCGCCCTGCTCGGGACGAACGGTGCGGGCAAGACCTCCACGGTCGAGCTGCTGGAGGGGCTCGCGAAGCCGACCGCGGGCAAGGTGCGCGTGCTCGGCCACGACCCCTACGCGGAGCGCCGCGCCGTGCGCCCGCGGATCGGGGTCATGCTCCAGGAAGGCGGCTTCCCCTCCGACCTGACCGTCGCCGAGACGGTCCGGATGTGGGCCGGCTGCACCACCGGGGCCCGTCCCGTGACGGAGGCCCTGGAGCTCGTCGACCTCGTCGGGCGCCGGGACGTCCGCATCAAGCAGCTCTCCGGCGGGGAGCGGCGCCGCCTCGATCTCGCGCTCGCCCTCCTCGGCCGCCCCGAGGTCCTCTTCCTCGACGAGCCGACGACCGGCCTGGACCCCGAGGCCCGGCACAACACCTGGGAGCTGGTGCGCCGGCTGCGCGGCGAAGGCACGACCGTGCTGCTCACCACGCACTATCTGGAGGAGGCCGAGGCCCTCGCCGACCGCCTGGCGATCATGCGCGAAGGCCGGATCGTCACCGCCGGGACCCCGGAGGCCGTGATCGGCTCCTATCCCGCGCGGATCCGCTTCGCGATGCCCGTGGGCTGGTTCGTGGGCGACATGCCGCCGCTGGCCGAACTGGGCGTCATACGGCACGAGGAGGAGCGCGGGCGCATAGAGCTGCAGACCCAGGAGCTGCAGCGGACGCTGACGGGGCTGCTGCTCTGGGCCCGGGACAAGGGCGTGGAGCTCGAAGGGCTCGATGCGCGGGCCGCCTCGCTGGAGGAGGCGTTCCTGGCGATAGCCGGCGCGGGCGCGGGCGAGCCCCTGGCGTCCGCAGGTGCCGGTCTCGGTGTGGATTCCGTTGCAGGGAGGAAAGCGTGA
- a CDS encoding HAMP domain-containing sensor histidine kinase has translation MSLRRRLLGRRPLRARLALVTSVAVAVVALGVLAAAYVVIRYELVRQLDLQLKQQATLIAQQSRTEPAGVLYGECTWLAAPACAQTVRADPAAPRQDGLVLPVTGATRRVAAGTLGEHYSNITLDGHAMRMLTTPVKGDRALQVAVRSDTVDKGVRQAGLLLAAVGGGGVLLAAGLGYFASRTSLRPVTRLTATAEHIAATRDPAHRIELAPYEARRDDEITSLATSFNTMLGELEEAVAAQRRLVADASHELRTPLTALRTNAELLARAERLTPAQRERAAGALGRQLREVTGLVNDLIELARDEEPQQFVEEVRLDRLAERCTADARGHWPGTVFTADLAGPEGVTVPGVPARLARLLSNLLDNAAKFSPPGGRVEVHLARTGAGLDLTVRDHGPGIAAEDLPYVFDRFYRSRQARALPGSGLGLAMARQIARAHGAELTAEQAPSGGALFRLRFPLPGEPPAR, from the coding sequence CTGAGTCTGCGCAGACGCCTCCTGGGCCGCCGGCCCCTGCGTGCCCGGCTGGCCCTCGTGACGTCCGTGGCCGTGGCCGTCGTCGCCCTGGGCGTCCTGGCCGCCGCCTACGTCGTGATCCGCTACGAACTGGTCCGCCAGCTCGACCTGCAGCTCAAGCAGCAGGCCACCCTCATCGCCCAGCAGAGCCGCACCGAGCCCGCCGGCGTCCTGTACGGCGAGTGCACCTGGCTCGCCGCGCCCGCCTGCGCGCAGACCGTCCGCGCCGACCCGGCCGCCCCGCGCCAGGACGGCCTCGTGCTGCCGGTGACGGGGGCCACCCGCCGCGTCGCGGCCGGCACCCTCGGGGAGCACTACAGCAACATCACGCTCGACGGCCACGCCATGCGGATGCTCACCACCCCCGTGAAGGGCGACCGCGCCCTGCAGGTCGCCGTCCGCTCCGACACCGTCGACAAGGGCGTGCGGCAGGCGGGCCTGCTCCTGGCCGCCGTCGGCGGCGGCGGTGTCCTCCTCGCCGCCGGCCTCGGCTACTTCGCTTCCCGGACGTCCCTGCGCCCCGTGACCCGGCTCACGGCGACCGCCGAGCACATCGCCGCCACCCGGGACCCGGCCCACCGCATCGAACTCGCCCCCTACGAGGCCCGCCGCGACGACGAGATCACCAGCCTCGCCACGAGCTTCAACACCATGCTCGGCGAACTGGAGGAGGCCGTCGCCGCCCAGCGCCGCCTCGTCGCCGACGCCTCCCACGAACTGCGCACCCCGCTGACCGCGCTGCGCACCAACGCCGAGCTCCTCGCCCGCGCCGAACGGCTCACCCCGGCCCAGCGCGAGCGGGCCGCCGGCGCGCTGGGCCGCCAGCTCCGCGAGGTCACCGGCCTGGTCAACGACCTCATCGAGCTGGCCCGCGACGAGGAGCCGCAGCAGTTCGTCGAGGAAGTCCGCCTGGACCGGCTGGCGGAGCGCTGCACGGCCGACGCCCGCGGGCACTGGCCGGGCACCGTCTTCACCGCGGACCTGGCCGGCCCGGAGGGCGTCACCGTCCCCGGCGTACCCGCCCGCCTCGCCCGGCTGCTGTCCAACCTGCTCGACAACGCGGCCAAGTTCAGCCCGCCGGGCGGCCGGGTCGAGGTGCACCTGGCCCGGACGGGCGCCGGACTCGACCTCACGGTGCGCGACCACGGCCCGGGGATCGCCGCCGAGGACCTGCCCTACGTCTTCGACCGCTTCTACCGCTCGCGGCAGGCCCGCGCCCTGCCCGGCTCCGGGCTGGGCCTGGCCATGGCCCGCCAGATCGCGCGCGCCCACGGCGCCGAGCTGACCGCCGAGCAGGCCCCGTCGGGCGGCGCCCTCTTCCGGCTGCGCTTCCCGCTGCCCGGCGAGCCGCCGGCCCGGTGA
- a CDS encoding ABC transporter permease, giving the protein MAMSTSVPRMLSLGRAELTLLGRNKMALYVSLLMPVFMVWAMRRAIGQFDLDKAGMSVNEVALTGAFGYILLFAVYQNLVSAYVTRREELVLKRLRTGETGDAEILTGTALPSVAVALAQCVLLVVAGVSWLDLRAVERPDLMAVGILLGLAMSIALAAVTTSWAKTVESAQLVTSPLMLISVMGSGLMVPLEVMPDTVASICELLPLTPVVQLVRGGWLGGMDAHDAVGAIITGIAWTIIAGYSTHRWFRWEPRR; this is encoded by the coding sequence ATGGCGATGTCGACGTCGGTACCGCGGATGCTGTCGCTGGGCCGCGCCGAGCTCACCCTGCTCGGGCGGAACAAGATGGCGCTCTATGTGTCGCTGCTCATGCCGGTGTTCATGGTGTGGGCGATGCGGCGCGCGATCGGCCAGTTCGATCTCGACAAGGCCGGGATGTCCGTCAACGAGGTCGCCCTGACGGGGGCCTTCGGCTACATCCTGCTCTTCGCCGTCTACCAGAACCTGGTCAGCGCCTATGTGACGCGCCGCGAGGAGCTCGTCCTCAAGCGGCTCCGCACCGGCGAGACCGGAGATGCGGAGATACTCACCGGCACCGCGCTCCCGTCCGTGGCCGTGGCGCTGGCGCAGTGCGTGCTGCTGGTCGTCGCGGGCGTGTCCTGGCTGGACCTGCGGGCGGTCGAGCGGCCCGATCTGATGGCGGTCGGGATCCTGCTCGGCCTGGCGATGTCCATAGCCCTGGCCGCGGTGACCACGTCCTGGGCCAAGACGGTGGAGAGCGCCCAGCTGGTGACGTCCCCGCTGATGCTGATCTCCGTGATGGGCTCGGGGCTCATGGTGCCGCTGGAGGTCATGCCGGACACCGTGGCGAGCATCTGCGAGCTGCTGCCGCTGACCCCGGTGGTCCAGCTGGTGCGCGGCGGCTGGCTGGGCGGGATGGACGCCCACGACGCCGTGGGGGCGATCATCACGGGCATCGCCTGGACGATAATCGCCGGGTACAGCACCCACCGGTGGTTCCGGTGGGAGCCGCGGCGCTGA
- a CDS encoding sensor histidine kinase: MGLWTRVKEWRGRSRVAKVDSYMRWTLYVLPVFLPASGTAGVFADSGLTRPWTLALGGIFTLQGLLGISIFRRSFDHYLWKKPAPWWLLAAQGLLFVVAIACMVISFGAYGNEHSSTIGLFLWNGSLSAFGPFTLLVRKVRRFVIACVSIALVLGLGVLALGAGWQAAASLAGTVLGVTLCCLYVVRLSGWMLHVMWELENAREAQARLAVAEERLRFGRDLHDVLGRNLAVIALKSELACQLARRGSDAALTQMTEVQRIAQESQREVREVVRGYREADLHTELVGARGVLSAADIDCRIDDTAGKSLPPPVQSVLAWVIREGTTNVLRHADAQRCAVRLRVVADTEAVLIMENNGVREPDGDPGSGNGSGLAGLRERLTVLGGTLTYEHKANATFRLTARVPLTGVGDAEDAAVPYRAPAGAPGRVQDEVPVNGGTA, from the coding sequence ATGGGCCTGTGGACGCGGGTGAAGGAGTGGCGGGGCCGTAGCAGGGTCGCCAAGGTCGACAGCTACATGCGGTGGACGCTCTACGTACTACCCGTCTTCCTCCCTGCGAGCGGCACGGCCGGTGTGTTCGCGGATTCCGGTCTCACCCGGCCGTGGACCCTGGCCCTGGGCGGGATCTTCACCCTCCAGGGCCTCCTGGGCATCTCCATATTCCGCCGCTCCTTCGACCACTACCTGTGGAAGAAGCCCGCCCCCTGGTGGCTGCTGGCCGCGCAAGGGCTGCTGTTCGTCGTGGCGATCGCCTGCATGGTGATCTCGTTCGGCGCCTACGGCAACGAGCACTCCTCCACGATCGGCCTGTTCCTGTGGAACGGCAGCCTGTCGGCCTTCGGCCCGTTCACCCTGCTGGTCCGCAAGGTCCGCAGGTTCGTGATCGCGTGCGTCTCCATAGCGCTGGTGCTGGGCCTCGGCGTCCTGGCGCTCGGCGCCGGCTGGCAGGCCGCGGCCTCCCTGGCCGGGACGGTGCTCGGCGTCACCCTGTGCTGCCTGTACGTCGTGCGGTTGTCGGGCTGGATGCTGCACGTCATGTGGGAGCTGGAGAACGCGCGGGAAGCGCAGGCGCGGCTGGCGGTGGCGGAGGAGCGGCTGCGGTTCGGCCGGGATCTCCACGACGTCCTGGGCAGGAACCTCGCGGTGATCGCGCTCAAGAGCGAGCTCGCCTGCCAGTTGGCCCGGCGGGGCTCGGACGCCGCCCTGACCCAGATGACCGAGGTCCAGCGCATAGCCCAGGAATCCCAGCGCGAGGTCCGCGAGGTCGTGCGGGGCTACCGCGAGGCCGATCTGCACACTGAGCTGGTGGGTGCGCGGGGCGTGCTCTCCGCGGCCGACATCGACTGCCGCATCGACGACACGGCGGGCAAGTCCCTGCCGCCGCCGGTGCAGTCGGTCCTGGCCTGGGTGATCCGGGAGGGCACCACCAATGTGCTGCGTCACGCGGACGCCCAGCGGTGTGCCGTGCGGCTGCGGGTCGTCGCGGACACGGAAGCCGTCCTGATCATGGAGAACAACGGGGTGCGGGAGCCGGACGGCGATCCCGGGTCCGGGAACGGTTCCGGGCTGGCGGGCCTGCGGGAGCGGCTCACGGTGCTGGGCGGCACGCTCACGTACGAGCACAAGGCCAATGCGACGTTCCGGCTGACGGCGCGGGTGCCGCTGACCGGGGTGGGGGATGCGGAGGACGCCGCGGTCCCGTACCGGGCCCCGGCCGGGGCTCCGGGCCGGGTTCAGGATGAGGTTCCGGTGAACGGGGGGACGGCATGA
- a CDS encoding response regulator transcription factor: MAETAVLVVDDDPDVRAAVVDALSMEGYEVRSAADGLEALSSVAAAPPGAIVLDLAMPVLDGLAVCRRLRALGDRTPVLVLTARDAVSDRVAGLDAGADDYLVKPFALDELLARLRALLRRAAPTEPAERGDGAALSFADLTVDPATRTGDRGGVPLEFTRTEFALLDVLLRHPGQVLPREVIQERVWGTDFGPDSNSLAVYIGYLRRKLEEGGAPRLVHTVHGIGYRLAEQ; encoded by the coding sequence ATGGCCGAGACGGCCGTTCTCGTCGTCGACGACGACCCCGACGTACGGGCAGCCGTAGTCGACGCCCTGAGCATGGAGGGCTACGAAGTGCGCTCGGCGGCCGACGGCCTGGAGGCGCTCTCCTCCGTCGCCGCCGCGCCGCCAGGCGCCATCGTGCTGGACCTGGCCATGCCGGTCCTCGACGGCCTCGCGGTCTGCCGCCGCCTACGCGCCCTGGGCGACCGCACCCCCGTCCTCGTGCTCACCGCCCGCGACGCCGTCTCCGACCGCGTCGCGGGCCTGGACGCGGGGGCGGACGACTACCTCGTCAAACCCTTCGCCCTGGACGAGCTCCTGGCCCGCCTCCGGGCCCTCCTGCGGCGCGCGGCTCCCACGGAGCCGGCCGAGCGGGGCGACGGCGCCGCGCTGTCCTTCGCCGACCTCACCGTCGACCCGGCCACCCGCACCGGCGACCGCGGCGGCGTCCCCCTCGAATTCACCCGCACCGAATTCGCCCTGCTCGACGTGCTGCTGCGGCACCCGGGCCAGGTGCTGCCCCGCGAGGTGATCCAGGAGCGCGTCTGGGGCACGGACTTCGGCCCGGACTCGAACTCCCTCGCCGTCTACATCGGTTATCTGCGGCGCAAGCTGGAGGAGGGCGGCGCCCCCCGGCTCGTCCACACCGTGCACGGCATCGGCTACCGGCTGGCGGAGCAGTGA
- the purQ gene encoding phosphoribosylformylglycinamidine synthase subunit PurQ has translation MTARVGVVTFPGTLDDRDTQRAVRIAGLEPVPLWHRDKDLKQVDAVVLPGGFSYGDYLRAGAISRFSPVMETVIDQAKGGMPVLGICNGFQVLTESHLLPGAMLRNNHLHFICREQKLRVENANTAWTSDYEAGQEISIPLKNIDGRYVADEHTLDELEAEGRVAFRYLDGNPNGSLRDIAGITNEAGNVVGLMPHPEHAVEPLVGTGRTDGLGFFTSILRKLVNAS, from the coding sequence GTGACCGCACGCGTAGGAGTCGTCACCTTCCCCGGCACCCTCGACGACCGCGACACCCAGCGCGCCGTCCGGATCGCCGGCCTCGAGCCCGTGCCGCTCTGGCACCGCGACAAGGACCTCAAGCAGGTGGACGCCGTGGTCCTGCCCGGCGGTTTCTCCTACGGCGACTATCTGCGGGCGGGGGCCATCTCCCGCTTCTCGCCGGTCATGGAAACCGTCATCGACCAGGCCAAGGGCGGCATGCCCGTCCTCGGTATCTGCAACGGTTTCCAGGTGCTCACCGAGAGCCACCTGCTGCCCGGCGCGATGCTGCGCAACAACCACCTGCACTTCATCTGCCGCGAGCAGAAGCTGCGGGTGGAGAACGCGAACACGGCCTGGACGTCCGACTACGAGGCGGGCCAGGAGATCTCCATCCCGCTGAAGAACATCGACGGCCGCTACGTCGCCGACGAGCACACCCTCGACGAGCTCGAGGCGGAGGGCCGCGTCGCCTTCCGCTACCTCGACGGGAACCCCAACGGCTCGCTCCGCGACATCGCCGGCATCACCAACGAGGCGGGCAACGTCGTCGGCCTCATGCCGCACCCCGAGCACGCCGTCGAACCGCTGGTCGGCACCGGCCGCACCGACGGCCTCGGATTCTTCACCTCGATCCTGAGGAAGCTGGTCAACGCCTCATGA
- the purL gene encoding phosphoribosylformylglycinamidine synthase subunit PurL: MTLDTVKHADETPDVEQPWAELGLKQDEYERIRTILGRRPTGAELAMYSVMWSEHCSYKSSKVHLRQFGEKAPENDALLVGIGENAGVVDIGQGYAVTFKVESHNHPSYIEPYQGAATGIGGIVRDILAMGARPVAVMDPLRFGAADHPDTKRVLPGVVAGIGGYGNCLGLPNIGGEVVFDSCYQGNPLVNALCVGVMKHEDIHLAKASGAGNKVILYGARTGGDGIGGVSVLASETFDDSKPAKRPAVQVGDPFQEKLLIECTLEIFREDLVDGIQDLGGAGLSCATSELASAGSGGMRVELDRVPLRDATLSPEEILMSESQERMCAIVEPGKVDRFLEICEKWDVIATVIGEVTDGERLEIFWHGEQIVDVPPRTVAHEGPVYERPYARPDWQDALQADDANKLARPETAEELREQVLKVISSPNQASKAWITDQYDRFVQGNTVLAQPEDSGMVRVDEDTNLGVAVATDGNGRYAKLDPYTGAQLALAESYRNVAASGARPLAISDCLNFGSPEDPAVMWQFAEATRGLADGCLELGTPVTGGNVSLYNQTGETAIHPTPVVAVLGVIDDVNRRTPMAFSDEGHLLYLLGDTKEELGGSAWSQVVHDHLGGLPPAVDLGREKLLAEILISASRDGMVDAAHDLSDGGLIQAVAESCLRGGKGARIVVPDGIDPFVLLFSESAGRAVVAVPRSEELRFTDMCGARGLPAARIGVVDGEEIDIQGQFSIPLAELREAHEATIPALLA; this comes from the coding sequence ATGACTCTCGACACCGTCAAGCACGCCGACGAGACGCCCGACGTCGAGCAGCCCTGGGCCGAGCTGGGCCTGAAGCAGGACGAGTACGAGCGCATCCGTACGATCCTGGGCCGCCGTCCCACCGGCGCCGAGCTCGCCATGTACTCCGTGATGTGGTCCGAGCACTGCTCCTACAAGAGCAGCAAGGTGCACCTGCGCCAGTTCGGCGAGAAGGCCCCCGAGAACGACGCCCTGCTCGTCGGCATCGGCGAGAACGCCGGCGTCGTCGACATCGGCCAGGGCTACGCGGTCACCTTCAAGGTCGAGTCGCACAACCACCCGTCGTACATCGAGCCCTACCAGGGCGCGGCCACGGGCATCGGCGGCATCGTCCGCGACATCCTCGCGATGGGCGCCCGCCCGGTCGCCGTCATGGACCCGCTGCGCTTCGGCGCCGCCGACCACCCCGACACCAAGCGCGTCCTGCCGGGCGTCGTCGCGGGCATCGGCGGCTACGGCAACTGCCTGGGCCTGCCCAACATCGGCGGCGAGGTCGTCTTCGACTCCTGCTACCAGGGCAACCCGCTCGTCAACGCCCTGTGCGTCGGCGTGATGAAGCACGAGGACATCCACCTCGCCAAGGCCTCCGGCGCCGGCAACAAGGTCATCCTCTACGGGGCCCGCACCGGTGGCGACGGCATCGGCGGCGTCTCGGTCCTCGCGTCCGAGACCTTCGACGACTCGAAGCCGGCGAAGCGCCCTGCCGTCCAGGTCGGCGACCCCTTCCAGGAGAAGCTCCTCATCGAGTGCACCCTGGAGATCTTCCGCGAGGACCTCGTCGACGGGATCCAGGACCTCGGCGGTGCCGGCCTGTCCTGCGCCACCAGCGAGCTGGCCAGCGCCGGCTCCGGCGGCATGCGCGTCGAGCTGGACCGTGTGCCCCTGCGCGACGCGACGCTCTCGCCCGAGGAGATCCTCATGAGCGAGTCGCAGGAGCGCATGTGCGCGATCGTCGAGCCCGGCAAGGTCGACCGCTTCCTGGAGATCTGCGAGAAGTGGGACGTCATCGCCACCGTCATCGGTGAGGTGACCGACGGCGAGCGGCTGGAGATCTTCTGGCACGGCGAGCAGATCGTGGACGTGCCGCCGCGCACCGTCGCCCACGAGGGCCCGGTCTACGAGCGTCCCTACGCCCGTCCGGACTGGCAGGACGCCCTCCAGGCCGACGACGCCAACAAGCTGGCCCGCCCGGAGACCGCCGAGGAGCTGCGCGAGCAGGTCCTGAAGGTGATCTCCTCGCCGAACCAGGCGTCCAAGGCGTGGATCACCGACCAGTACGACCGGTTCGTGCAGGGCAACACCGTCCTGGCGCAGCCCGAGGACTCCGGCATGGTCCGCGTCGACGAGGACACCAACCTCGGTGTCGCCGTCGCCACGGACGGCAACGGCCGCTACGCCAAGCTCGACCCGTACACGGGTGCGCAGCTGGCGCTCGCGGAGTCCTACCGCAACGTGGCCGCCTCCGGCGCCCGCCCGCTGGCCATCTCCGACTGCCTGAACTTCGGCTCCCCCGAGGACCCGGCGGTCATGTGGCAGTTCGCGGAGGCCACGCGCGGTCTGGCCGACGGCTGCCTGGAGCTGGGCACCCCGGTCACCGGCGGCAACGTCTCGCTCTACAACCAGACCGGCGAGACCGCCATCCACCCGACCCCCGTGGTCGCGGTGCTCGGCGTCATCGACGACGTCAACCGCCGTACGCCGATGGCCTTCTCCGACGAGGGCCACCTGCTCTACCTGCTGGGTGACACCAAGGAGGAGCTGGGCGGTTCCGCTTGGTCCCAGGTGGTCCACGACCACCTCGGCGGGCTGCCGCCGGCCGTGGACCTGGGCCGGGAGAAGCTCCTGGCGGAGATCCTCATCTCGGCCTCCCGCGACGGCATGGTCGACGCGGCGCACGACCTGTCGGACGGCGGTCTGATCCAGGCCGTCGCCGAGTCGTGCCTGCGGGGCGGCAAGGGTGCCCGGATCGTCGTCCCCGACGGCATCGACCCCTTCGTCCTCCTCTTCTCCGAGTCCGCCGGCCGTGCCGTCGTCGCGGTCCCGCGCAGCGAGGAGCTCCGCTTCACCGACATGTGCGGAGCGCGGGGCCTGCCCGCGGCCCGCATCGGCGTCGTCGACGGCGAAGAGATCGACATCCAGGGCCAGTTCAGCATCCCGCTGGCCGAGCTGCGCGAGGCCCACGAGGCCACGATCCCCGCGCTGCTCGCATAG
- the purS gene encoding phosphoribosylformylglycinamidine synthase subunit PurS produces the protein MARVVVDVMLKPEILDPQGQAVQRALPRLGYEGIADVRQGKRFELEVEGPVDDAALARIHEMAETFLANTVIENFTVRVDS, from the coding sequence GTGGCACGCGTCGTAGTCGACGTCATGCTCAAGCCGGAGATCCTCGACCCGCAGGGCCAGGCGGTGCAGCGCGCGCTGCCTCGCCTGGGTTACGAGGGGATCGCCGACGTCCGTCAGGGCAAGCGCTTTGAACTCGAGGTGGAGGGCCCGGTCGACGACGCCGCCCTCGCCCGAATCCACGAGATGGCGGAAACGTTTCTCGCCAACACCGTGATCGAGAACTTCACCGTGCGGGTCGACTCGTGA
- a CDS encoding response regulator transcription factor, with protein MSVNITPIRVMLADDEHLIRGAVAALLGLEEDLRVVAEAASGPEALAMARAHRPDVAVLDLQMPGADGVAVATSLRAELPGCRTMIVTGHGRPGHLKRALEVGVRGFVPKTVSAQKLAEIIRTVHGGSRYVDPELAADAISAGDSPLTGREAELLELAEGGAPIAEIAQRASLTPGTVRNYLSAAVAKLGAENRHAAARIARAQGWL; from the coding sequence ATGAGCGTCAACATCACGCCGATCAGGGTCATGCTCGCGGATGACGAGCATTTGATCCGGGGCGCAGTGGCCGCGCTCCTGGGCCTGGAAGAGGATCTCCGGGTCGTCGCGGAGGCCGCATCGGGTCCGGAGGCGCTCGCGATGGCCCGGGCGCACCGGCCGGATGTCGCGGTGCTCGACCTGCAGATGCCGGGGGCCGACGGTGTGGCGGTCGCCACATCCCTGCGGGCCGAACTGCCCGGCTGCCGGACCATGATCGTGACCGGTCACGGCCGCCCCGGGCATCTGAAACGGGCGCTGGAAGTGGGTGTGCGGGGGTTCGTACCGAAGACCGTCTCGGCGCAGAAGCTCGCCGAGATCATCCGGACGGTGCACGGCGGAAGCCGTTATGTGGACCCCGAGTTGGCTGCCGATGCGATCAGCGCGGGCGACTCCCCGCTGACCGGCAGGGAGGCCGAACTGCTCGAACTGGCGGAGGGCGGGGCGCCCATCGCGGAGATCGCTCAGCGGGCTTCGCTGACGCCCGGGACGGTCCGCAATTACCTCTCGGCGGCGGTCGCGAAGCTGGGCGCGGAGAACCGTCACGCGGCCGCGCGCATCGCACGCGCTCAGGGTTGGCTATAG